The Rhinoraja longicauda isolate Sanriku21f chromosome 25, sRhiLon1.1, whole genome shotgun sequence genome has a window encoding:
- the LOC144606112 gene encoding immunoglobulin lambda-1 light chain-like: MALSAQLITMSCWISLIYSLAFSAVYINAQYAITQPSSKSASLGQNVAIACTLSGGSLGGNYVSWYQQIPGTVPRYLFYYTSGSSISRGSGVPDRFAGSVSGNTATLTISNVQSGDAADYYCGMWLNPFIFGKGTRLGIGTPHAPAVSVLRPSAEEIAGKGTATLVCLVSGFNPGAVDIEWTVGGSARSDGVETSRIQQETDNTFSASSYLTLPATVWNSNELYSCVVKHETQAIPLKANVARSGCI; the protein is encoded by the exons ATGGCGTTATCCGCTCAATTAATTACAATGTCTTGCTGGATCTCTCTCATCTATTCGTTAGCGTTTTCCGCAGTTT ATATAAATGCGCAATATGCAATAACTCAGCCGTCTTCAAAATCCGCATCTCTGGGACAGAACGTGGCAATAGCCTGTACCCTGTCTGGCGGCAGTTTAGGTGGCAATTACGTTTCCTGGTACCAGCAGATTCCCGGAACGGTTCCGCGGTATTTGTTCTACTATACCTCGGGCAGCAGCATTTCCAGAGGCTCGGGAGTTCCTGATCGTTTCGCCGGATCAGTGTCAGGCAACACTGCAACATTGACAATATCGAACGTACAGTCGGGGGACGCTGCCGACTACTACTGTGGTATGTGGCTGAATCCTTTCATCTTCGGCAAAGGAACGAGGCTGGGTATTGGCA CACCTCACGCGCCCGCTGTGTCCGTCCTACGACCTTCAGCGGAAGAAATCGCAGGAAAGGGCACCGCCACCCTGGTGTGTTTGGTGAGCGGGTTTAATCCCGGTGCAGTGGATATTGAGTGGACTGTGGGTGGCAGTGCGAGAAGTGACGGCGTTGAGACCAGCCGAATCCAGCAGGAGACGGACAACACGTTCAGTGCGAGCAGTTACCTGACTCTGCCAGCCACAGTCTGGAACTCAAACGAGCTTTACTCCTGCGTGGTTAAACACGAAACCCAGGCAATCCCGCTTAAGGCAAACGTCGCCAGATCAGGCTGTATCTAA